A stretch of the Pedobacter sp. MC2016-14 genome encodes the following:
- a CDS encoding gliding motility-associated C-terminal domain-containing protein, producing MKFFSAIVFLFSLLAPFSAAKSQAITCHGAFGDVLAGTTFNSGPGAYGPELNAENTGNYNYVMGAPNDGAYTLVKTTAGMRYVTSNAWHLARNHTPNDPNGYMMVINADINPGIFYQEIVSGLCPGTTYQFSAWVINLLISPTGRKPNLTFSILNADTDELLAELTTGDIPVSTTEDWQQKKMDPFVVPSTGSSNLLLRIRNNGVGGSGNDLALDDIAFQACGPSITTKIDNSPLSSLDICVGDNRTFTLSADVESFVYSHAQYQWQRLEDEVWQNLPGETNLSTIVPAQPNAGASQYRLLAAENGNIDAVKCRSASPVITITTYPYPSPTASNNGAVCVGGTIMLDVDETGTDYTYAWTGPNGFTSSEKRPTIPNATPANAGLYSVTVTNKALCATPVGTTVTVLPLVNASVGNPSMTKCESDGAVQLEASGGTFYTWSPAEGLSATNIPNPLANPKITTRYTVKVSNGGCEESKTVDVVVKKNATANAGADRKIFEGESTILNGFAGTNMDGFSFYWTPTDGLDDPNKLNPVATPIQDITYTLHVNSDYGCIPATDDVFIRVFQKVTVPNTFSPNGDGVNDLWNIKALNSYPEATLKVMNREGQTVFSGTGTGNPWNGKYNGQDLPVGAYYYTITLNPELKKLSGWVMIVR from the coding sequence TTGAAATTTTTTAGTGCAATTGTTTTTCTTTTTTCCCTTTTAGCGCCTTTTTCTGCTGCAAAAAGTCAAGCGATTACCTGTCATGGAGCATTTGGGGACGTATTAGCAGGCACCACCTTTAACAGCGGACCCGGTGCATATGGTCCTGAACTTAATGCCGAAAATACCGGAAACTATAATTATGTAATGGGTGCACCAAATGATGGTGCATATACACTGGTAAAAACAACTGCTGGGATGAGGTATGTAACCAGTAATGCCTGGCATCTTGCGAGAAACCATACACCCAATGATCCAAATGGTTATATGATGGTCATCAATGCCGATATCAATCCAGGTATATTTTATCAGGAGATCGTTTCCGGTCTATGCCCTGGAACCACTTATCAGTTCTCGGCTTGGGTAATTAATTTGTTAATTAGTCCTACCGGTAGAAAGCCTAACCTTACATTTAGCATTTTAAATGCAGACACGGATGAATTACTCGCTGAACTTACTACTGGTGACATCCCCGTTTCTACTACCGAAGACTGGCAGCAAAAGAAAATGGATCCTTTTGTTGTGCCTTCTACAGGCAGTTCAAATCTACTGCTTCGCATCAGAAATAACGGTGTAGGCGGTAGTGGCAATGATTTGGCTCTAGATGACATTGCTTTCCAGGCCTGTGGTCCAAGCATAACGACCAAAATAGACAATTCACCTTTAAGCAGTTTAGACATTTGCGTTGGTGATAACAGAACATTTACCCTTTCTGCTGATGTAGAATCCTTTGTATACAGCCATGCGCAATACCAATGGCAGCGCCTTGAAGATGAAGTATGGCAGAATTTGCCTGGCGAAACTAATCTCAGTACTATCGTCCCTGCACAACCCAATGCCGGTGCATCACAATATAGATTACTTGCTGCAGAAAACGGAAATATTGATGCAGTAAAGTGTCGATCTGCCTCTCCGGTAATTACCATTACCACCTACCCCTATCCAAGTCCCACAGCAAGCAATAATGGTGCTGTATGTGTAGGTGGAACAATTATGCTGGATGTAGATGAAACGGGCACAGATTACACATATGCATGGACTGGACCAAATGGTTTTACATCTTCCGAAAAAAGGCCCACTATCCCCAATGCTACCCCAGCAAATGCCGGGCTTTACAGCGTTACAGTAACAAATAAAGCCCTTTGTGCCACACCAGTTGGTACCACAGTTACTGTATTACCTCTTGTAAATGCTTCTGTCGGAAATCCTTCTATGACCAAATGCGAAAGTGATGGCGCAGTACAATTGGAAGCCTCTGGCGGAACGTTTTATACCTGGTCGCCCGCTGAAGGGCTTTCTGCTACCAATATCCCCAATCCTTTGGCTAATCCTAAAATCACAACAAGATATACCGTAAAAGTAAGTAATGGAGGCTGTGAAGAATCGAAAACAGTTGATGTAGTGGTGAAAAAAAATGCGACCGCAAATGCGGGAGCAGACAGAAAAATATTTGAAGGTGAAAGCACTATTTTAAATGGATTTGCAGGTACTAATATGGATGGTTTTTCATTTTATTGGACACCAACTGATGGATTAGATGATCCAAATAAGTTGAATCCTGTTGCGACACCTATCCAGGACATCACCTATACTTTGCATGTTAACTCTGATTATGGATGTATCCCGGCTACCGACGATGTTTTTATCAGGGTATTTCAAAAAGTTACCGTACCTAATACCTTCAGTCCTAATGGAGATGGGGTAAATGATCTTTGGAATATCAAAGCATTAAATAGCTATCCTGAAGCCACTTTGAAAGTAATGAACCGTGAAGGGCAAACCGTATTTTCAGGTACCGGTACAGGCAATCCCTGGAACGGAAAATATAATGGGCAGGACTTACCTGTAGGTGCTTATTACTACACCATTACGCTTAATCCAGAACTAAAAAAACTGAGTGGCTGGGTAATGATTGTACGTTGA
- a CDS encoding glycosyl hydrolase family 65 protein yields the protein MKRILLAISLFLSHSVVGQELSSNDKGLNEAFKLALGTVDINIRRGILAAGTDYGGEWTRDISINSWNAASLLRPQVAEHSLWSVTINKDTVGHQYWDKILWVIAAWQHYQINGNEQFLKEAYACSAKTMKHLEAQQLDTKYGLFKGPSVFNDGIAAYPEPIYEPGNNASAVTKHKNSVHIKCLSTNAAYYGAYLALAKMAKAVKQPAAVSMLYQQKAGQLKASILKHLYDKENNKFYYLIDQNGKADPSQEALGISYAVLFKIIDGAKAKAIVQNALVSKYGITSIYPDFPRYSAQKPGRHNNIIWPMVNGFFAAAAIQCKDYPTFKNELFNLIHLALDEKAGDYNFREVYNPYTAKPDGGFQDNEAGKPDFHWESCKLQTWSATAYLNMILNGIFGLQFNSDQLSFSPYLPAEIHQITLAKLNYRNAVLTISLTGNGATVKSFKLDDKVLPKPQIPSNLSGAHHIEISLTD from the coding sequence ATGAAACGAATTTTACTAGCAATATCCCTTTTTTTATCACATTCTGTAGTTGGGCAGGAACTAAGCTCTAATGATAAAGGTCTTAATGAAGCCTTTAAACTAGCACTGGGCACGGTAGACATCAATATAAGAAGGGGAATCCTTGCTGCCGGAACAGATTACGGTGGAGAATGGACCCGGGATATTTCTATCAACTCTTGGAATGCGGCCAGTCTACTGCGTCCGCAGGTAGCAGAACATTCCTTATGGAGTGTTACTATAAATAAAGATACCGTTGGCCACCAGTATTGGGATAAAATTCTATGGGTAATTGCGGCATGGCAGCACTATCAGATTAATGGAAATGAACAATTTTTAAAAGAAGCCTACGCCTGTTCTGCCAAAACCATGAAACATCTGGAAGCACAGCAGCTGGATACCAAATATGGTTTATTTAAAGGCCCATCTGTATTTAACGATGGCATTGCGGCCTACCCGGAGCCAATTTACGAACCGGGAAATAACGCTTCGGCAGTTACCAAACATAAAAATTCGGTTCATATAAAATGTTTAAGCACAAATGCAGCATACTATGGTGCCTATCTTGCATTAGCAAAAATGGCAAAGGCCGTTAAGCAACCAGCAGCTGTTTCAATGCTTTATCAGCAAAAAGCCGGACAATTAAAAGCCAGTATATTGAAGCATTTATATGATAAAGAGAACAACAAATTTTATTACCTGATAGATCAAAATGGAAAAGCAGACCCTTCGCAGGAAGCTTTAGGGATTTCATATGCCGTATTGTTTAAAATTATTGATGGGGCAAAAGCTAAGGCTATAGTGCAAAATGCCCTGGTATCAAAATATGGCATTACTTCTATTTATCCGGATTTTCCAAGGTATTCTGCTCAAAAACCAGGGCGGCACAACAACATCATATGGCCAATGGTAAATGGTTTCTTTGCCGCCGCGGCCATACAATGCAAGGATTACCCTACTTTCAAAAATGAGCTTTTTAACCTTATCCATCTGGCGCTGGATGAGAAAGCTGGAGATTATAACTTTAGAGAGGTATATAATCCATATACGGCCAAGCCCGATGGTGGATTTCAAGACAATGAGGCAGGGAAGCCTGATTTTCACTGGGAAAGTTGCAAGTTGCAAACCTGGTCGGCCACTGCCTACCTGAATATGATATTAAATGGGATCTTTGGCCTTCAGTTTAATTCAGATCAACTTAGTTTCAGTCCCTATTTGCCCGCAGAAATCCATCAAATTACTTTGGCGAAATTAAATTACCGAAACGCTGTGTTAACCATTTCGCTAACAGGAAATGGCGCTACCGTAAAGAGTTTTAAATTAGATGATAAAGTATTGCCTAAGCCACAGATACCATCTAATTTATCAGGAGCTCACCATATTGAAATTAGCTTGACAGATTAA
- a CDS encoding nucleotide exchange factor GrpE gives MENNSTEQEVSEQAAENTVNNEATAENTAESQPELSLEEKQKEEIAALNDKYLRLFAEFDNYKRRTQKERVELLQTAGKDVIVSLLGVLDDFDRALKATENAADVAAVREGVVLIHHKLKNLLSQKGLKEMESINTVFDTDLHEAITKIPAPSEEHKGKVIDELEKGYTLNDKVIRFAKVVVGS, from the coding sequence ATGGAAAATAATAGCACAGAGCAAGAAGTGAGCGAGCAGGCTGCTGAAAATACAGTAAACAATGAGGCTACAGCAGAAAATACTGCTGAATCACAGCCGGAACTTAGCCTTGAAGAAAAGCAAAAAGAAGAAATTGCAGCTTTAAACGATAAGTACCTGCGTTTGTTTGCCGAGTTTGACAACTATAAACGCCGTACTCAAAAAGAACGCGTTGAGCTTTTACAAACTGCAGGTAAAGATGTGATCGTTTCATTATTGGGTGTACTGGATGATTTTGACCGTGCATTGAAAGCAACAGAAAACGCTGCTGATGTAGCTGCTGTACGTGAAGGTGTGGTATTGATACACCATAAATTAAAAAATCTGCTGAGTCAAAAAGGATTAAAGGAGATGGAAAGTATCAATACTGTTTTTGATACAGATTTACATGAAGCCATCACTAAAATTCCTGCTCCATCAGAAGAGCACAAAGGAAAAGTAATAGATGAATTAGAAAAAGGTTACACTTTGAATGATAAAGTGATTCGCTTTGCTAAAGTGGTAGTGGGTAGTTAA
- a CDS encoding exopolyphosphatase, producing the protein MRAAVIDMGTNTFHLIIADLSATGFEVIYKTNVPVKLGEGRLNDNVIIPAAFERAINTLKDFSQTITDHQVALVKATATSAVRNATNKQRFIEAARNQAGIEIEVISGDDEAAFIYHGVQATGVLSTTSLIMDIGGGSTEFIICTPEEVLWKKSYDLGAARLLQAYFKSDPISADDQANINNRLESELKDLKEACTQYAPDTLIGSAGAFETFAGLLNKQLDLQNIPYAIIDLVAYRDLAAKLLLSSHEERANIEGLIPLRVDLIVIAAMITNYIIYTIGIKSMYLSAYDLKMGVLHTLRES; encoded by the coding sequence ATGAGAGCAGCCGTAATTGACATGGGTACCAATACATTTCACCTGATCATTGCTGATCTTTCGGCAACAGGCTTTGAGGTAATCTATAAAACCAATGTACCAGTAAAGCTTGGAGAAGGACGTTTGAATGATAATGTGATCATTCCGGCTGCATTTGAAAGGGCTATAAATACCTTAAAAGATTTTAGCCAAACCATTACAGACCATCAGGTAGCACTGGTAAAAGCTACCGCAACATCTGCCGTTAGAAATGCAACGAACAAGCAGAGATTTATTGAAGCGGCAAGAAACCAGGCTGGTATCGAAATAGAAGTGATTAGCGGTGATGACGAAGCTGCCTTTATATATCATGGTGTACAGGCCACAGGGGTATTGTCTACAACTTCTTTAATCATGGATATTGGTGGCGGAAGCACCGAATTTATCATTTGTACACCAGAAGAAGTGTTATGGAAAAAAAGCTATGACCTTGGTGCTGCACGTTTACTGCAAGCCTATTTTAAGTCTGATCCAATTAGTGCAGACGATCAGGCCAATATTAACAACAGGCTGGAAAGCGAACTTAAGGATTTAAAGGAGGCATGTACACAGTACGCACCGGATACTTTGATTGGCTCGGCAGGGGCTTTTGAAACTTTTGCGGGGCTCTTAAATAAACAACTTGATTTGCAAAACATTCCCTATGCAATCATTGACCTCGTAGCCTATCGGGACCTGGCAGCAAAACTTCTGCTTTCCAGTCATGAAGAAAGGGCCAATATAGAAGGGCTGATTCCGCTAAGAGTAGATTTGATTGTAATAGCCGCGATGATCACCAACTATATCATTTATACAATAGGGATCAAATCAATGTACTTGTCTGCTTACGATTTAAAAATGGGTGTACTGCATACACTTCGCGAGTCTTAA
- a CDS encoding acyl-CoA reductase — MPLLTNEKLIIAFHKLSAFMASPSPEFSYLMESASNSNAWFTLEEVKRAVNSLHEMLNTADLEKWFESITISPSPKKVGLILAGNIPLVGFHDVISVLATGNIAVIKMSSSDQKLLPALLAQLIAFEPLLADHVVYTERLKDFDAIIATGSNNTSRYFEYYFGKVPNIIRKNRNSVAVLTGNETAAEIELLGHDLFDYFGLGCRNVSKIYLPEQYDIKNFFEPLEGYKGIADHFKYNNNYDYNKSIYLVNLDQHYDNGFLLLKPDAGLSSPLAVLYLERYKDLSEVEAALTANEENIQCVVSRLDLNIPFKTLAFGDSQHPKLWDYADNISTVDFLAQL, encoded by the coding sequence ATGCCCCTTCTTACCAACGAAAAATTAATTATTGCATTCCACAAACTAAGTGCTTTTATGGCTTCCCCAAGCCCTGAATTTAGCTATTTAATGGAATCAGCCTCCAATAGCAATGCATGGTTTACACTGGAAGAAGTAAAAAGAGCAGTAAATTCATTGCACGAAATGCTGAATACTGCAGACCTTGAAAAATGGTTTGAATCCATTACTATAAGTCCATCTCCCAAAAAGGTAGGCCTAATTTTAGCTGGCAATATCCCACTGGTTGGCTTCCATGATGTGATTTCTGTTCTGGCAACCGGAAATATTGCCGTCATTAAGATGAGCTCTTCCGATCAAAAGCTACTCCCTGCCTTACTTGCACAGCTCATTGCTTTTGAACCGCTCTTGGCCGACCATGTGGTTTATACCGAACGGTTAAAGGATTTTGATGCTATTATTGCCACCGGAAGCAATAACACCTCACGCTATTTTGAGTACTACTTTGGCAAAGTGCCCAATATCATCAGAAAAAACAGGAACAGTGTAGCTGTGTTAACCGGAAATGAAACAGCAGCAGAAATTGAATTACTGGGACATGATCTATTTGATTATTTTGGTTTAGGTTGCCGCAATGTTTCCAAAATATACCTTCCTGAGCAATATGACATCAAAAACTTTTTTGAACCGCTTGAAGGTTATAAAGGCATTGCCGATCACTTTAAATACAATAACAACTACGATTACAATAAATCTATTTATCTGGTAAACCTGGATCAGCATTACGACAATGGCTTTTTATTGCTAAAACCCGATGCAGGGCTTTCCTCGCCGCTGGCTGTTTTATATCTGGAACGGTACAAGGATTTGAGCGAAGTGGAAGCCGCATTGACTGCCAATGAAGAAAACATTCAATGTGTGGTAAGCAGGTTAGATTTAAACATTCCATTTAAAACCCTTGCTTTTGGAGATTCACAACATCCTAAACTTTGGGATTATGCTGACAACATCAGTACGGTTGACTTTTTAGCTCAGCTTTAA
- a CDS encoding Spy/CpxP family protein refolding chaperone has protein sequence MKRLFMICGLLFSVITFAQAQGGDRKMPTPEERAQRNTEQLTKKLALTEDQKTKVLAIYTDQNAKMVKLREDNKDNREAMRESMMKLSADSDSKIEALLTDTQKKDYIAFKEERKANMGRRGGPGGPGGQGTPPPPAPAN, from the coding sequence ATGAAAAGATTATTCATGATCTGCGGATTGTTATTCAGTGTAATAACATTTGCGCAAGCACAGGGAGGTGACCGCAAAATGCCGACTCCGGAAGAAAGAGCACAAAGAAACACAGAACAGTTAACCAAGAAATTAGCTCTTACGGAAGATCAAAAAACTAAGGTGCTTGCTATTTACACCGATCAGAATGCAAAAATGGTTAAATTGCGTGAAGACAACAAAGACAATCGTGAAGCAATGCGTGAATCGATGATGAAGCTTTCTGCGGATAGCGATTCAAAAATCGAAGCTTTGTTAACGGATACTCAGAAAAAAGACTACATCGCCTTTAAAGAGGAGAGAAAAGCCAATATGGGTAGAAGAGGCGGACCGGGTGGCCCTGGCGGACAAGGAACTCCTCCACCTCCGGCACCAGCCAACTAA
- a CDS encoding universal stress protein: MNPKRIMIAVDNSACAEKAAKTGYDLAKTYHAEVALVNIIEPIPANVNPDMTLTPVFLETYDDSEENSHVLLKEIEDKYGFGVKTTYLSVMDSAAHGIIQQSDEWGSDLIVIGTYGRTGLYHFLMGSVAEHVARKSACPVLIVPNKYEEKA; encoded by the coding sequence ATGAATCCTAAAAGAATAATGATCGCTGTAGACAACAGTGCCTGCGCAGAAAAAGCTGCAAAAACAGGTTATGATTTAGCGAAAACTTATCATGCCGAAGTGGCGCTTGTAAATATAATTGAACCTATACCTGCCAATGTAAATCCAGACATGACCTTAACGCCTGTATTTTTAGAAACGTACGACGACAGTGAGGAGAACAGTCATGTATTATTAAAGGAAATCGAAGATAAATATGGTTTCGGGGTAAAAACCACCTACCTGAGTGTGATGGATAGCGCTGCACATGGTATCATTCAGCAATCAGACGAATGGGGTTCTGATTTAATTGTAATAGGCACTTACGGCCGCACTGGCTTATACCATTTTTTGATGGGTAGCGTTGCGGAACACGTAGCCAGAAAATCGGCCTGCCCGGTACTTATTGTACCTAATAAATACGAAGAGAAAGCATAA
- a CDS encoding fructose-6-phosphate aldolase, with product MYVIKVKGIAKIPDYVQLRDDKFTLLAYFRVDRPDKSLDKLGLAEKLPYIMEFIKDLPFGQIAKLDI from the coding sequence ATGTATGTGATTAAAGTAAAAGGCATTGCCAAGATTCCCGACTATGTACAGTTGCGTGATGACAAATTTACCCTATTGGCTTATTTCAGGGTAGACCGGCCGGATAAATCTTTAGACAAACTTGGATTGGCTGAAAAGCTACCCTACATAATGGAATTTATAAAGGATTTGCCTTTTGGACAAATTGCTAAATTAGATATTTAA
- a CDS encoding 4Fe-4S dicluster domain-containing protein, with product MAIKITDECINCGACEPECPNNAIYDAGTAWRFSDGTSLNGIIDFGDAQIDAEASMEAVSDEVYYIVSDKCTECKGFHDEPQCAAVCPVDCCVDDEDIRETEEELLTKKSWLHQEG from the coding sequence ATGGCTATTAAAATAACAGACGAATGTATTAATTGCGGAGCATGTGAGCCTGAATGCCCAAATAATGCTATTTATGACGCAGGCACTGCCTGGAGATTTTCTGATGGTACCAGCCTGAATGGGATCATAGATTTTGGAGATGCTCAAATAGATGCTGAGGCTTCTATGGAAGCGGTATCTGACGAAGTATATTATATTGTTTCTGATAAATGTACAGAGTGTAAAGGTTTTCATGATGAGCCTCAGTGTGCTGCGGTTTGTCCGGTAGATTGCTGTGTGGATGATGAAGACATCCGCGAGACAGAAGAAGAATTGCTGACTAAGAAAAGCTGGTTACACCAGGAAGGATAG
- a CDS encoding cell division ATP-binding protein FtsE, with amino-acid sequence MTGNTANAVIKLRNVDVFQQKHLVLSNVNLSIDKGEFVFLIGQTGSGKSSLLKIIYGDLHIGNGDGEIAGFDLKKLSDKEVPYLRRKLGIVFQDFQLLTDRTVEQNLEFVLKATGWKDKALIQERVKDVLEKVGLRSKIKKMPHEMSGGEQQRVVIARALLNNPEIILADEPTGNLDPETSEEIVMLLKQISLSGTAVLLVTHDYHIIRTLPSRIIKCENGAVHEDATIV; translated from the coding sequence ATGACAGGAAATACAGCAAACGCAGTTATAAAATTAAGAAATGTTGATGTTTTTCAACAAAAACATCTTGTATTGTCTAATGTGAACCTGAGTATTGACAAAGGCGAATTTGTTTTTTTAATTGGACAAACAGGTTCTGGAAAAAGTAGCTTACTGAAAATTATTTATGGCGACCTGCACATTGGAAATGGTGATGGGGAAATTGCTGGCTTTGACCTTAAAAAGCTAAGTGATAAGGAAGTGCCTTACCTGCGTAGAAAACTGGGCATCGTATTTCAGGACTTTCAATTGTTAACCGATCGTACGGTAGAGCAGAACCTGGAATTTGTACTTAAGGCAACAGGATGGAAAGATAAAGCACTGATCCAGGAACGTGTTAAAGATGTGCTGGAAAAAGTGGGTTTACGCTCTAAAATTAAAAAGATGCCCCATGAGATGTCTGGCGGGGAGCAGCAAAGGGTAGTGATTGCTCGTGCTTTATTAAATAACCCGGAGATCATACTTGCCGACGAACCTACCGGAAACCTTGACCCGGAAACCTCAGAAGAGATTGTAATGCTCTTGAAACAAATTAGCCTGAGCGGAACAGCAGTGCTGTTGGTTACGCACGATTACCACATCATCCGCACACTTCCATCCCGCATTATAAAATGCGAAAATGGCGCCGTACATGAAGATGCAACCATAGTATAA
- a CDS encoding RNA polymerase sigma-70 factor, with protein MVQQDDNSYGLGDIFPLDEKSFETLYRSHWKSVFGICYHYLKDQEIAEEITQDLFTSLWERRDRLTIKTTVEKYLHRAAKLEAFEYLRTAANHQKHLDCAIKDLCTSGKCTEDSVYFNELNNNITELVEQLPCRCREVYRMSREEGLSIKHIASTLLISEKTVEYHLYKALNFLRVQLGEYQY; from the coding sequence TTGGTTCAGCAAGACGATAACAGTTACGGGTTAGGTGATATTTTTCCTTTGGATGAAAAATCATTTGAGACTTTGTACCGTAGTCATTGGAAATCAGTTTTCGGAATTTGCTACCATTACCTTAAAGATCAGGAGATCGCAGAAGAAATTACTCAAGACCTCTTTACATCACTTTGGGAGCGCCGCGATCGGTTAACGATTAAAACCACGGTTGAAAAGTACTTGCACCGGGCAGCAAAACTGGAAGCATTTGAATATCTTCGCACGGCTGCCAATCATCAAAAACATCTGGATTGTGCAATTAAAGACCTTTGTACCAGTGGTAAATGTACTGAAGACTCTGTCTATTTCAATGAGCTGAACAATAACATTACTGAGCTTGTTGAGCAGTTACCCTGCCGATGCCGTGAGGTTTACCGTATGAGCCGTGAGGAAGGTCTTTCCATTAAACACATTGCATCGACATTACTTATTTCAGAAAAAACTGTAGAGTATCACCTGTATAAGGCACTTAATTTTTTAAGGGTGCAGCTCGGTGAGTATCAGTATTAA
- the dnaJ gene encoding molecular chaperone DnaJ produces MSKRDYYDVLGVSKSSSAEEIKKAYRKLAIKYHPDKNPDDKSAEDKFKEAAEAYEILSNPEKKQRYDHYGHAGVGGASGGGGGYGGGGMNMEDIFSQFGDIFGGGGGGGFESFFGGGGQQSRGGRRVAKGTNLRIKVKLTLEEIANGAEKKIKVNKQIVCKTCDGSGAKDRSSISTCKTCGGSGAVRRVTNTILGQMQTSSTCPTCNGSGSQITSKCTSCHGEGTQRGEETITINIPAGVSEGMQLSMSGKGNAGPNGGIPGDLIILIEETPHESLKREGNNVVYDLHVSIVDAALGYSAEVPTIDGKAKIKIEPGTQSGKLLRLKGKGIPEVNSYHRGDEIIHVNIWTPKALSSEERDILEKLRDSPNFKPQPGKNDKSFFEKMKEYFE; encoded by the coding sequence ATGAGTAAAAGAGATTATTACGATGTACTGGGTGTAAGTAAAAGTTCTTCTGCTGAAGAAATTAAAAAAGCTTACCGCAAGCTTGCCATTAAATACCACCCTGATAAAAATCCGGATGATAAATCTGCAGAAGATAAATTTAAGGAAGCAGCGGAAGCTTATGAAATTCTAAGCAATCCAGAGAAAAAGCAACGCTATGACCATTATGGTCATGCAGGCGTAGGCGGTGCTTCTGGTGGTGGAGGCGGCTATGGCGGCGGCGGCATGAACATGGAAGACATCTTCAGTCAGTTTGGAGATATTTTCGGTGGCGGCGGAGGCGGTGGCTTCGAGAGCTTCTTCGGCGGTGGCGGTCAGCAATCGAGAGGTGGCAGACGCGTAGCCAAAGGAACCAACTTAAGGATTAAGGTTAAACTTACCCTGGAAGAAATTGCTAACGGTGCAGAGAAAAAAATCAAAGTAAATAAACAAATAGTTTGTAAAACCTGTGATGGCAGCGGTGCTAAAGACCGTTCGTCTATAAGCACTTGTAAAACCTGCGGTGGCAGTGGTGCAGTGCGCAGGGTTACCAATACTATATTGGGACAAATGCAAACCAGCTCTACCTGCCCTACTTGTAATGGTTCTGGCAGCCAGATTACTTCAAAATGTACTTCTTGTCATGGTGAAGGAACACAACGTGGCGAAGAAACCATCACCATTAACATCCCTGCAGGTGTTAGCGAAGGAATGCAGTTGAGCATGAGTGGTAAAGGTAATGCGGGTCCTAATGGTGGAATTCCGGGTGACCTGATTATCTTGATTGAAGAAACCCCACATGAAAGCCTGAAACGCGAAGGCAATAATGTAGTGTATGACTTACATGTAAGTATTGTGGATGCTGCATTAGGTTATAGCGCCGAAGTGCCTACAATTGATGGCAAAGCCAAGATAAAGATAGAGCCAGGTACACAAAGCGGGAAATTGCTTCGCCTAAAAGGCAAAGGAATCCCAGAGGTGAATTCTTACCACCGTGGTGATGAGATTATCCATGTAAACATCTGGACACCTAAAGCATTGAGCAGTGAGGAAAGAGACATCCTTGAAAAATTAAGAGACTCTCCTAACTTTAAGCCTCAACCTGGTAAAAACGACAAAAGTTTCTTCGAAAAGATGAAGGAATATTTTGAGTAA
- a CDS encoding Maf family nucleotide pyrophosphatase: MYKQNLPIILASKSPRRQELLKLMDLDFKVVLKEVDESYPEGLSPAQIAVHISEKKAKAFMENDNASIVITADTIVAYKDEILGKPVDEQDAVKMLTKLSGANHQVFTGVSLTYKDQILSFYDVTEVFFRPLTQEQIQYYVANYNPMDKAGAYGVQDWIGLVAVEKIEGSYTNVMGLPTEKLYQALAAI; this comes from the coding sequence ATGTATAAGCAAAACCTTCCTATCATTCTCGCTTCCAAATCGCCTCGTCGGCAAGAGTTGTTAAAACTAATGGACCTGGATTTTAAAGTTGTTTTAAAAGAGGTAGATGAAAGTTATCCTGAAGGTTTAAGCCCTGCTCAAATTGCGGTACATATCTCAGAGAAAAAAGCAAAGGCATTTATGGAAAATGACAATGCCAGCATTGTCATTACCGCAGATACCATCGTTGCTTATAAAGATGAAATATTAGGTAAACCTGTAGATGAACAGGATGCTGTAAAGATGCTCACCAAGCTTTCGGGGGCCAATCACCAGGTATTTACGGGCGTAAGTTTAACCTATAAAGATCAGATTCTTTCTTTTTATGATGTAACTGAAGTTTTCTTCAGACCGCTTACACAAGAGCAGATTCAATACTATGTAGCAAATTACAATCCAATGGATAAAGCAGGTGCGTATGGTGTGCAGGATTGGATAGGTTTGGTTGCTGTAGAGAAAATTGAGGGTTCTTATACCAATGTAATGGGTTTACCTACAGAAAAACTGTACCAGGCGCTTGCTGCAATCTAA